The Nitrospira sp. SG-bin1 genome has a window encoding:
- a CDS encoding dihydrolipoyl dehydrogenase (E3 component of pyruvate and 2-oxoglutarate dehydrogenase complex; catalyzes the oxidation of dihydrolipoamide to lipoamide) translates to MPDSRYDVAVIGAGPGGYAAAFHAADLGLRTALIDQEPQLGGVCLLRGCIPSKALLHVAKLLTDAEEANSWGIRFGEPQIDLEVLRDRTKAVIGKLTKGVQTLAKSRTVDVYQARATFTNPTTLALSGPDGTRTLSCAHTILATGSRPAIPEFLRLDDPRVMDSTGALDLPDIPTRLLVVGGGYIGLEMGTVYHALGSEVTVVEMLPRLLSGADADLVRPLQQRLQRRFKAIQLNTKVDKLELRQDGIAATVTGSDGTTTEIFDRVLVAVGRRANTEQLGLEHTKVAISDRGFVQVDRHMRTAEPTIFAIGDVIGEPMLAHKATHEGLVAARVIAGKQAAFEPAAIPAVVFTDPEIAWCGLTEEAAHAMRRAVKIARFPWAASGRATTVGRNDGLTKLVCDAESGRILGVGLCGVGAGELIAEGVMAVEMGAVAEDLAASIHPHPTLSETVMEAAELFHGQATHIYTSKH, encoded by the coding sequence ATGCCTGACTCACGCTACGACGTTGCCGTGATCGGCGCAGGACCCGGTGGGTATGCGGCGGCCTTTCACGCTGCAGATCTCGGCCTGCGCACCGCGTTGATCGATCAAGAGCCGCAGCTCGGAGGGGTTTGCCTTTTGCGTGGCTGTATTCCCTCGAAGGCCTTACTGCACGTGGCTAAGTTGCTCACCGATGCCGAGGAGGCGAACAGTTGGGGGATTCGTTTTGGAGAACCGCAGATCGACCTCGAAGTGCTTCGTGATCGGACTAAAGCCGTTATCGGCAAATTGACGAAGGGTGTACAGACGTTGGCAAAGAGCCGCACGGTTGATGTGTATCAGGCACGGGCGACCTTCACGAATCCGACGACGCTGGCGTTGTCCGGGCCTGATGGAACACGAACACTTTCGTGCGCTCACACCATCCTCGCCACCGGCTCGCGTCCCGCCATCCCGGAATTTCTCAGGCTCGATGATCCTCGTGTGATGGATTCCACCGGGGCGCTCGACTTGCCCGATATTCCCACCCGCTTACTGGTCGTGGGCGGGGGATACATCGGGTTGGAAATGGGCACCGTGTATCACGCATTGGGATCAGAGGTGACCGTCGTGGAGATGCTGCCACGCCTGCTCAGCGGCGCCGATGCTGACCTCGTGAGACCGCTGCAGCAACGCCTGCAGCGTCGGTTCAAGGCGATACAGCTGAATACGAAGGTGGACAAATTGGAGCTTCGTCAAGACGGTATCGCAGCCACGGTGACGGGCTCCGATGGAACCACCACGGAAATCTTCGATCGCGTGCTGGTCGCCGTGGGACGTCGGGCCAACACGGAGCAGCTCGGGCTCGAACACACCAAAGTTGCGATATCAGACAGAGGCTTCGTGCAAGTTGATCGCCACATGCGCACGGCAGAGCCCACCATCTTTGCGATCGGCGACGTCATCGGAGAACCGATGCTGGCGCACAAGGCGACGCACGAAGGCCTGGTGGCGGCCAGGGTGATCGCAGGGAAACAGGCGGCATTCGAGCCCGCTGCGATACCAGCCGTTGTCTTCACCGACCCCGAAATCGCCTGGTGCGGCCTGACAGAAGAAGCGGCTCACGCGATGAGACGAGCGGTGAAGATCGCGCGCTTTCCCTGGGCGGCTTCAGGTCGAGCCACGACCGTGGGCCGCAATGACGGTCTCACGAAATTGGTGTGCGATGCCGAATCTGGGCGAATCCTCGGTGTGGGGCTCTGCGGTGTCGGCGCAGGAGAACTGATTGCCGAGGGTGTCATGGCGGTCGAGATGGGAGCGGTCGCTGAAGATCTGGCGGCTTCTATCCATCCGCATCCGACCTTGAGCGAAACGGTCATGGAAGCGGCGGAACTCTTCCATGGACAAGCGACACACATCTACACGTCCAAACATTAG
- a CDS encoding pyruvate dehydrogenase (acetyl-transferring), homodimeric type: MDSIEYVIEKKGAERAAYLFERLRDRLGQRGVRIPTPVNTPYVNTIPASQEPPYPGNLELERRIRSLVRWNAMAMVVKANKEHPGIGGHISTYASAATLYEVAFNHFLHGKDSPQGGDHLYVQGHAVPGVYARSYVEGRFSEEMLHRFRRETADDGKGLSSYPHPWLMPDYWEFPTVSMGLGPLMSIYQARFNRYLQDRGLKETNRQRVWAFIGDGEMDEPESVAALTLAAREQLDNLTWVVNCNLQRLDGPVRGNGKIIQELEAIFRGAGWNVIKVIWGSDWDRLLAQDDEGLLVKRMDEVVDGWYQKYTVEGGAFTRKHFFGADPRLLQMVASYSDEQIHKLMRGGHDPRKVYAAYKAAVEHRGQPTVILAKTVKGYGLGEAGEGRNITHQQKKMNEQELREFRTRFSVPVSDEQLASTPFFRPPADSLEATYLAERMKALGGPLPKRRVSVEPLHIPGLDEFKEFLEGSGDRPVSTTMGFARMLGRLLGMKPFGKHLVPIIPDEARTFGLEALFRQYGIYSHIGQLYEPVDKSSLLYYFESTNGQILEEGITEAGAMASFIAAGTAYATHGLNTIPLYIYYSMFGFQRVGDLIWAASDMRARGFLLGATAGRTTLEGEGLQHQDGHSHVLCSGYPSMAAYDPAFMFELAVIMQDGLTRMYQNQEERLYYITLYNEPYPMPAMPADAAEGILEGMYLFRPAPDGARHRAQLLASGPLVNEALKAQDLLRDRYDVAADVWSVTSYKKLRMRTLDAERWNLWHPEEPPRKSYLQEKVEHFDGPCIAVSDYVRLVSQQIAPWIPDGLFALGTDGFGRSDTRKALRRFFEIDAEHLVVSALYALHRHNGTIAAQTVSRAAKDLGLRTDDQAPWHR, from the coding sequence ATGGACTCCATCGAGTATGTGATCGAGAAGAAGGGTGCTGAGCGCGCCGCCTACCTCTTCGAGCGACTCCGTGACCGGCTCGGCCAACGAGGGGTACGCATTCCCACTCCGGTCAATACGCCGTACGTCAATACGATCCCGGCCTCTCAAGAACCACCTTATCCCGGCAACCTTGAGCTTGAGCGACGTATTCGCAGCCTCGTCCGCTGGAATGCCATGGCGATGGTCGTCAAGGCCAACAAAGAACATCCCGGCATCGGCGGTCATATTTCGACGTACGCCTCGGCGGCGACTTTATATGAAGTCGCCTTCAATCATTTTCTGCACGGTAAAGATTCGCCGCAGGGCGGCGATCACTTGTATGTCCAGGGACATGCTGTGCCCGGTGTTTATGCACGGAGCTATGTCGAGGGCCGTTTCTCGGAAGAGATGCTCCATCGTTTCCGTCGCGAGACGGCGGACGACGGAAAAGGCTTGTCATCCTATCCCCATCCCTGGCTGATGCCGGATTATTGGGAATTTCCCACGGTTTCAATGGGCCTGGGCCCTCTCATGTCGATCTACCAAGCCCGCTTCAATCGCTATCTACAGGACCGCGGGCTGAAAGAGACAAATCGACAGCGCGTCTGGGCCTTCATCGGAGACGGTGAAATGGACGAGCCGGAAAGTGTCGCCGCCCTGACGCTCGCGGCTCGCGAGCAGCTGGACAATCTGACCTGGGTCGTCAACTGTAATCTCCAGCGTCTCGACGGCCCGGTTCGTGGCAACGGCAAGATCATCCAAGAATTGGAGGCCATATTTCGTGGCGCGGGTTGGAACGTCATCAAGGTCATTTGGGGCAGCGACTGGGATCGTTTGCTCGCGCAAGACGATGAAGGCCTGCTGGTGAAGCGGATGGACGAGGTGGTCGACGGTTGGTACCAGAAGTACACGGTGGAAGGCGGCGCATTCACTCGGAAACACTTCTTCGGCGCCGATCCTCGACTGCTCCAAATGGTGGCGTCCTATTCCGACGAGCAGATCCATAAGTTGATGCGAGGCGGGCACGATCCACGAAAGGTGTATGCCGCCTACAAGGCTGCCGTGGAGCACCGAGGCCAACCGACGGTGATCCTCGCAAAAACGGTCAAAGGGTACGGATTGGGCGAGGCAGGCGAAGGGCGCAACATCACCCATCAGCAAAAAAAGATGAACGAGCAAGAGTTACGTGAGTTCCGCACGAGATTCAGTGTGCCGGTGTCCGATGAACAACTCGCCTCCACGCCGTTTTTTCGACCACCGGCCGACAGCCTTGAAGCCACGTACCTCGCCGAGCGCATGAAAGCCCTGGGCGGCCCCCTCCCGAAGCGCCGTGTGTCGGTGGAACCTCTGCACATCCCGGGTCTCGATGAGTTTAAGGAGTTCCTGGAAGGATCCGGCGACCGCCCTGTCTCGACCACGATGGGCTTCGCTCGCATGCTGGGCCGCCTTTTAGGGATGAAGCCTTTCGGGAAACACCTGGTTCCGATCATTCCCGACGAAGCCAGGACGTTCGGCCTGGAGGCGCTCTTTCGGCAATACGGCATTTACTCGCACATCGGACAACTCTATGAACCGGTTGACAAAAGCTCACTCCTCTATTACTTCGAATCGACGAACGGACAGATTCTTGAGGAGGGCATTACCGAGGCCGGCGCAATGGCCTCCTTCATCGCCGCCGGCACGGCGTACGCGACACATGGGCTCAACACGATTCCTTTGTACATCTATTATTCGATGTTTGGATTCCAACGAGTCGGAGATTTGATCTGGGCCGCCTCGGACATGCGCGCCCGAGGCTTTCTGTTGGGAGCCACGGCCGGACGCACAACGTTGGAGGGCGAAGGCTTGCAACACCAGGACGGACACAGTCATGTGCTGTGCAGCGGATATCCGTCGATGGCCGCCTACGATCCGGCGTTTATGTTCGAGCTTGCCGTCATTATGCAGGACGGGCTCACGCGCATGTACCAGAACCAGGAAGAACGGTTGTACTACATTACGCTTTACAACGAACCGTATCCGATGCCGGCCATGCCGGCTGATGCAGCGGAGGGCATCCTTGAAGGGATGTATCTCTTTCGTCCGGCGCCGGATGGGGCGCGACACCGGGCACAGTTGTTGGCAAGTGGACCGCTCGTCAACGAAGCACTGAAGGCACAAGATCTCCTGCGAGACCGTTACGACGTCGCCGCGGACGTATGGAGCGTGACGAGTTATAAGAAGCTACGGATGCGGACGCTCGACGCCGAGCGATGGAACCTGTGGCACCCGGAGGAACCGCCTCGGAAGAGTTATCTTCAGGAAAAAGTGGAACACTTTGATGGTCCTTGTATCGCGGTAAGCGACTACGTCCGGCTGGTCAGTCAGCAGATTGCTCCATGGATTCCGGATGGTCTCTTCGCGCTCGGGACGGACGGATTCGGCCGGAGTGATACGCGCAAGGCCCTGCGCCGGTTCTTCGAAATCGACGCGGAGCACCTGGTCGTGTCCGCGCTTTATGCCCTCCATCGCCACAACGGAACGATCGCGGCACAGACCGTCAGCCGAGCCGCCAAGGATCTCGGTCTCCGAACCGACGATCAGGCACCGTGGCACAGATGA
- a CDS encoding mechanosensitive ion channel protein MscS has product MMKEPWLTQLNERAAEWAMYSGIRVLLVGMAMLVLLTITRQVVKRLRRLYEGALPGTAQRKRADTLTQVIRDVARVLILAVGTMMILSEINIDLKPLLAAAGLGGLAIGFGAQSLVKDVISGFFILLEDSISVGDVVEVAGVSGLVEEVKLRTITLRDLAGNVHIVPNGIVDRVKNMTKGHSFYVFDIGVAYREDVDRVMAVLKEIASELQADPLYAADILEPLEMLGVDRFCESAVILKCRIKTVPIQQWRVGREMNRRIKNTFDAKGIEIPFPHRTIYWGQPGQPSDRTFVETAA; this is encoded by the coding sequence ATGATGAAAGAACCATGGTTGACACAGCTCAATGAACGAGCAGCGGAGTGGGCGATGTATTCAGGAATCCGCGTGTTGCTCGTCGGAATGGCGATGCTGGTCCTGCTCACGATAACGCGACAGGTCGTCAAACGACTGCGGCGACTCTACGAGGGAGCGTTGCCGGGGACAGCACAGCGTAAGAGGGCCGACACGCTTACCCAGGTGATACGCGACGTCGCCCGCGTGCTCATTCTGGCTGTCGGAACGATGATGATCCTGTCCGAGATCAACATCGACCTCAAACCATTGCTGGCCGCCGCCGGCTTAGGTGGGTTGGCCATCGGCTTTGGCGCGCAGAGTCTGGTCAAAGACGTCATCTCGGGCTTCTTCATTCTGCTGGAAGATTCCATCAGCGTGGGGGACGTCGTCGAAGTGGCCGGTGTGAGCGGGCTCGTTGAAGAGGTCAAGTTGCGCACCATCACACTGCGGGATCTTGCCGGAAACGTGCACATCGTGCCGAACGGCATCGTGGATCGGGTCAAGAACATGACGAAGGGCCACTCGTTCTATGTCTTCGATATCGGCGTGGCGTATCGGGAAGACGTGGATCGTGTGATGGCCGTACTAAAAGAGATTGCCTCGGAGCTCCAAGCCGATCCGCTGTATGCGGCGGACATTCTTGAACCGCTAGAGATGCTGGGGGTCGACCGCTTCTGCGAATCCGCCGTGATCCTAAAATGCCGGATCAAGACAGTGCCCATTCAACAATGGCGGGTCGGGCGGGAGATGAACCGTCGGATCAAGAACACGTTCGATGCCAAGGGGATCGAGATTCCGTTCCCTCATCGGACGATCTATTGGGGACAGCCTGGACAACCATCTGATAGAACGTTTGTCGAAACAGCTGCATAG
- a CDS encoding sulfate transporter, translated as MLSENGTSPVRVLADIKSGVVVFLVALPLCLGIALASGAPLLSGLIAGIVGGLLVGVFSGSHTSVSGPAAGLSAVVAAQISSLGSFSAFLMAVILAGVLQIGLGIAKGGFIAAFFPTSVIKGLLAAIGVIIILKQIPHLLGHDPDPEGEMSFFQPDLETTFSELFSMFGDFQLGATLVGLVSVAMLVLWDTWKPLKTSLFPAPVAVVLFGIGASLWFEQLGQPWLIQPSHLVQVPVTSGLGELFGMLPRPDFSQWTNPAIYIAGMTLAIVASLETLLNLKAVDRLDPQQRTSPPSQELLAQGIGNVASGFMGGLPVTSVIIRSSVNVNAGGKTKLATIIHGTLLLVSVPLIPVWLNTIPLSALGAILLMTGIKLASPALIKQMWSEGRYQFIPFAATVAAIVLTDLLIGIVIGLTVAIAFILNSNMRRPVRRFVEKHLGGEVVHIELANQVSFLNRAALSKALEEVPHNGQVLLDARNTDYIDPDVLDLIRDFEEQAGPAHGVEVSLLGFQSEYNFEDRIQYVDYSTRELQATITPQQVLQILRDGHERVRTGRRLTRDFNRQVRATAEAQHPLAVVLSCIDSPTPAERVFDLGMGDICSIRIAGNISGRKVIASAEYGCAVAGAKLILVMGHTRCATVGTAINLLEAGQTAGDATGCEHFHYIINDLQQSVDQATYRVLQEQPAGERGTLVDVVARYNVVRVVEQLHTQSNTLACLVTQGRIEIVGAMYDVTTGDIRFLPDEPGGE; from the coding sequence ATGTTGTCAGAGAACGGCACATCTCCAGTGAGGGTGCTCGCCGATATCAAATCTGGCGTCGTTGTTTTTCTTGTAGCGTTGCCCTTATGCCTCGGGATTGCCTTAGCTTCAGGTGCTCCATTGCTGTCGGGGTTAATAGCAGGTATTGTCGGCGGCCTCTTGGTGGGAGTGTTCAGTGGATCGCACACCAGCGTGAGCGGTCCGGCTGCCGGTTTATCGGCGGTCGTGGCCGCGCAGATCTCCTCACTCGGTTCATTCTCAGCCTTCCTGATGGCTGTGATCCTGGCCGGGGTCCTACAAATTGGCTTGGGCATCGCGAAGGGAGGGTTCATCGCTGCGTTCTTCCCAACCAGTGTGATCAAAGGACTGTTGGCTGCGATCGGCGTCATCATCATCCTCAAACAAATTCCGCATCTTCTCGGGCATGATCCTGATCCGGAAGGAGAAATGTCCTTCTTTCAGCCGGACCTTGAAACGACGTTTTCCGAACTCTTCAGCATGTTCGGAGATTTTCAACTGGGCGCCACTCTCGTCGGTCTGGTGTCTGTAGCCATGCTGGTACTCTGGGACACCTGGAAACCGTTGAAAACATCGCTCTTTCCCGCTCCCGTTGCCGTAGTCCTATTCGGTATCGGAGCGAGTTTGTGGTTCGAGCAACTCGGCCAGCCATGGCTCATCCAGCCGAGTCACCTGGTTCAGGTACCCGTGACTAGCGGTTTGGGCGAGCTCTTTGGAATGCTTCCACGTCCAGACTTCTCGCAGTGGACCAATCCTGCCATCTATATCGCCGGAATGACTCTGGCCATCGTGGCATCGCTGGAAACCTTGCTTAATCTGAAGGCTGTCGATCGGCTCGATCCCCAACAACGCACATCACCGCCAAGCCAAGAACTCCTGGCCCAAGGCATCGGGAACGTCGCAAGTGGATTCATGGGAGGGCTCCCGGTGACGTCGGTCATCATCCGTAGCTCCGTCAATGTCAATGCCGGTGGTAAAACAAAGCTGGCTACGATCATACACGGCACATTGCTGCTTGTGAGCGTTCCGCTGATTCCGGTCTGGCTCAATACGATCCCACTGTCCGCTCTTGGAGCTATTCTCCTGATGACCGGCATCAAACTGGCGAGTCCGGCCCTCATCAAGCAAATGTGGAGTGAAGGCCGCTACCAGTTCATTCCTTTTGCAGCAACGGTCGCGGCGATTGTGCTCACCGATCTCTTAATTGGCATCGTGATCGGCCTCACCGTCGCTATCGCGTTTATTCTCAACAGTAATATGCGGCGGCCAGTGCGTCGTTTTGTTGAAAAGCATCTCGGCGGCGAAGTGGTCCATATTGAATTGGCCAATCAAGTAAGTTTCTTGAACCGTGCCGCCCTTTCGAAAGCTCTAGAGGAGGTGCCACACAACGGCCAGGTGTTGCTCGATGCTCGAAACACAGACTACATTGATCCGGACGTGCTGGACTTGATTCGGGACTTCGAGGAACAAGCCGGCCCGGCTCACGGTGTCGAGGTGAGTCTTCTTGGGTTTCAAAGTGAGTACAACTTTGAAGACCGGATACAGTATGTCGATTATTCGACCCGCGAGCTGCAAGCAACCATCACGCCCCAGCAAGTCCTTCAAATCCTAAGAGACGGCCATGAGCGTGTCCGTACCGGAAGGCGCCTCACCCGCGACTTTAACCGGCAAGTCCGCGCGACGGCCGAAGCCCAGCACCCGTTAGCCGTCGTCCTCAGCTGCATTGATTCGCCAACTCCGGCCGAGCGGGTTTTTGATCTCGGTATGGGCGACATCTGTAGTATCCGTATTGCCGGGAATATCTCGGGTCGAAAAGTCATCGCCAGTGCGGAATATGGATGTGCCGTGGCCGGCGCAAAACTCATTCTTGTCATGGGGCACACGAGATGCGCTACTGTCGGTACAGCGATCAACCTCCTTGAAGCAGGTCAAACGGCCGGCGACGCAACAGGGTGCGAACATTTCCATTACATCATCAACGACCTCCAGCAATCGGTGGACCAAGCGACCTATCGGGTTTTGCAAGAACAACCTGCCGGTGAGAGAGGAACACTGGTCGATGTCGTAGCCCGTTACAATGTCGTGCGTGTCGTTGAGCAGCTGCACACGCAGAGCAACACGCTCGCCTGTCTCGTCACACAAGGACGGATCGAGATCGTTGGTGCGATGTACGATGTCACCACCGGAGACATCAGGTTTTTGCCAGACGAACCAGGGGGTGAATGA
- a CDS encoding NAD-dependent deacylase codes for MAPGSDVGIVRQQLADARSMTVLTGAGISADSGVPTFRGADGLWRNFRAEDLATPEAFERNPRLVWEWYNWRRELIATKQPNDAHKALVELEHRSESFWLITQNVDGLHRDAGSEKLSEIHGNIWKVRCIGCSMVEDNRDVPISILPSCSRCGSLLRPHIVWFGESLCTTDLDQCTEALKSCDLLLVIGTSGLVYPAASFASLAKEAGAFVVEINLDPTPQSALVDISLRGRAKDVVPLLL; via the coding sequence ATGGCCCCCGGATCCGATGTGGGTATTGTGCGACAACAACTCGCCGACGCCCGGAGCATGACCGTGCTCACTGGCGCCGGGATCTCGGCCGACAGCGGTGTACCGACGTTTCGCGGAGCGGACGGATTGTGGAGGAACTTTCGCGCGGAGGACCTGGCGACGCCCGAAGCATTCGAACGGAATCCTCGTCTCGTATGGGAGTGGTACAACTGGCGGCGCGAGTTGATCGCCACCAAACAGCCGAACGATGCTCATAAGGCCCTCGTCGAACTGGAACACCGCAGTGAGAGCTTTTGGTTGATCACACAGAACGTGGACGGACTGCATCGAGACGCCGGCTCAGAGAAGCTTTCCGAGATTCACGGCAACATTTGGAAAGTGCGCTGCATCGGCTGTAGCATGGTGGAAGACAACCGTGACGTGCCGATTTCCATCCTGCCTTCCTGTTCCCGTTGCGGGTCCCTGCTCCGGCCCCATATCGTCTGGTTCGGAGAATCTTTGTGTACCACCGATCTGGATCAATGCACCGAGGCGCTGAAGAGCTGCGATCTGCTGCTCGTCATCGGCACGTCCGGTCTCGTCTATCCAGCTGCGAGCTTCGCTTCCTTGGCCAAAGAAGCCGGCGCTTTCGTCGTTGAAATCAATCTCGATCCCACCCCACAGTCGGCGTTGGTCGACATCTCACTGCGGGGCCGGGCAAAAGATGTCGTGCCGTTACTTCTCTAG